One region of Trichosurus vulpecula isolate mTriVul1 chromosome 1, mTriVul1.pri, whole genome shotgun sequence genomic DNA includes:
- the LOC118833749 gene encoding proteasome subunit beta type-6-like, protein MASALVAARGACPGPAYGPMGLALDWGNRGVSTGTTIMAVQFDGGVVLGADSRTTTGSYIANRVTDKLTPIHDRIFCCRSGSAADTQALADAVPHQLSFHRIELKEPPLVHTAANLFKEMCYRYREDLMAGIIVAGWDPYEGGQVYSVPMGGMMVRQPFSIGGSGSSYIYGYVDATYQEGINEKQCLQFTANALALAMERDGSSGGVIRLAAITEKGVEQQVLMGDQLPRFPVSTFPSA, encoded by the coding sequence ATGGCTTCGGCTCTAGTAGCGGCTCGAGGAGCGTGCCCCGGACCAGCCTACGGGCCTATGGGCCTCGCCCTGGACTGGGGGAATCGAGGTGTCTCCACCGGGACCACCATCATGGCCGTGCAGTTTGATGGGGGCGTGGTCCTGGGAGCGGACTCCAGGACTACCACCGGGTCTTACATCGCTAATCGAGTCACGGACAAGCTGACTCCTATCCACGACCGGATCTTCTGCTGCAGGTCCGGCTCAGCGGCGGACACCCAGGCCCTGGCGGACGCGGTCCCCCACCAGCTCAGCTTCCACCGCATTGAACTGAAAGAACCTCCCCTGGTCCACACAGCTGCTAACCTCTTCAAGGAGATGTGTTATCGTTACCGAGAGGATCTCATGGCTGGGATCATCGTGGCTGGCTGGGATCCCTATGAGGGGGGCCAGGTATACTCAGTACCCATGGGAGGTATGATGGTTCGGCAGCCTTTCTCCATTGGGGGTTCAGGTAGCTCCTACATCTATGGCTATGTGGATGCCACCTATCAAGAGGGTATAAATGAAAAGCAGTGTCTTCAGTTCACTGCCAATGCTCTTGCTTTGGCCATGGAGAGAGATGGCTCAAGTGGTGGCGTAATCCGGTTGGCAGCAATTACTGAGAAAGGAGTGGAACAGCAGGTGCTTATGGGGGACCAGCTTCCCCGATTTCCTGTTAGCACTTTTCCTTCAGCTTGA